A single window of Salmo salar chromosome ssa21, Ssal_v3.1, whole genome shotgun sequence DNA harbors:
- the LOC106582053 gene encoding uncharacterized protein isoform X3: MNDDGSYRCGMAGNKSSTVSHAINVSVSDRNLKMTSTAEHNTNDSTIKKHDEKYLSWLPYVYICVGIVLLVVVVTAISFLCIYGCKGPTRSTNNGIMEQAAPCPDLSSCSKGTFPSSPSTPNPAHSDNLYNNGPYGKHINRASAHSLLVTNGTLPSSDITARGQGSNHLVYASLNHQTPRESLKPPHIPNPQDECSEYAAIRVY, from the exons ATGAATGACGATGGTTCGTACAGATGTGGAATGGCTGGGAATAAATCATCAACTGTTAGCCATGCTATCAATGTCTCTGTCTCAG ATCGCAACCTGAAAATGACAAGCACAGCAGAACACAACACAA ACGACTCAACAATTAAAAAGCATGATGAGAAATATCTGAGCTGGCTGCCGTATGTTTACATCTGTGTGGGAATAGTACTGCTGGTGGTCGTGGTGACAGCAATCTCCTTCCTCTGCATTTATGGGTGTAAAG GACCAACAAGGTCAACAAATAATGGCATAATGGAGCAG GCAGCACCATGTCCAGACCTCTCCTCCTGCTCTAAGGGAACCTTTCCATCATCACCTTCCACACCAAACCCTGCCCACTCCGACAATCTCTACAACAACGGTCCCTATGGCAAACACATCAACAGGGCATCGGCACACAGCCTCCTGGTGACAAACGGAActctgccttcctctgacatcacaGCTAGAGGTCAAGGGTCAAACCACCTCGTGTACGCTAGCCTGAACCACCAGACCCCTAGAGAGTCCCTGAAACCCCCCCATATCCCAAACCCCCAGGATGAATGCTCAGAGTACGCAGCCATCCGAGTCTACTGA
- the LOC106582053 gene encoding B- and T-lymphocyte attenuator isoform X1, translating to MDPPCSDHILLVLCLLLVCIHGNAQGPCEIVVTIKRNTVWNAVPQKRLTINCPVKHCGETLRVTWCKFEDTNCKQINETEQVKIGWKPFDRWSENRVAFLDFKKISMNDDGSYRCGMAGNKSSTVSHAINVSVSDRNLKMTSTAEHNTNDSTIKKHDEKYLSWLPYVYICVGIVLLVVVVTAISFLCIYGCKGPTRSTNNGIMEQAAPCPDLSSCSKGTFPSSPSTPNPAHSDNLYNNGPYGKHINRASAHSLLVTNGTLPSSDITARGQGSNHLVYASLNHQTPRESLKPPHIPNPQDECSEYAAIRVY from the exons ATGGACCCACCGTGTTCTGACCACATCCTTCtggtcctctgtctcctcctggtctgcaTCCATGGCAATGCTCAAG GCCCATGTGAAATTGTGGTGACAATCAAAAGAAACACTGTTTGGAATGCTGTCCCTCAGAAACGGCTGACAATCAACTGCCCTGTAAAACATTGTGGGGAAACCTTACGTGTCACCTGGTGTAAATTTGAGGACACCAACTGCAAACAAATCAATGAGACAGAGCAAGTCAAAATTGGATGGAAACCATTTGATAGATGGTCGGAAAATCGTGTTGCATTTTTGGATTTTAAGAAGATATCTATGAATGACGATGGTTCGTACAGATGTGGAATGGCTGGGAATAAATCATCAACTGTTAGCCATGCTATCAATGTCTCTGTCTCAG ATCGCAACCTGAAAATGACAAGCACAGCAGAACACAACACAA ACGACTCAACAATTAAAAAGCATGATGAGAAATATCTGAGCTGGCTGCCGTATGTTTACATCTGTGTGGGAATAGTACTGCTGGTGGTCGTGGTGACAGCAATCTCCTTCCTCTGCATTTATGGGTGTAAAG GACCAACAAGGTCAACAAATAATGGCATAATGGAGCAG GCAGCACCATGTCCAGACCTCTCCTCCTGCTCTAAGGGAACCTTTCCATCATCACCTTCCACACCAAACCCTGCCCACTCCGACAATCTCTACAACAACGGTCCCTATGGCAAACACATCAACAGGGCATCGGCACACAGCCTCCTGGTGACAAACGGAActctgccttcctctgacatcacaGCTAGAGGTCAAGGGTCAAACCACCTCGTGTACGCTAGCCTGAACCACCAGACCCCTAGAGAGTCCCTGAAACCCCCCCATATCCCAAACCCCCAGGATGAATGCTCAGAGTACGCAGCCATCCGAGTCTACTGA
- the LOC106582053 gene encoding B- and T-lymphocyte attenuator isoform X2, translating to MDPPCSDHILLVLCLLLVCIHGNAQGPCEIVVTIKRNTVWNAVPQKRLTINCPVKHCGETLRVTWCKFEDTNCKQINETEQVKIGWKPFDRWSENRVAFLDFKKISMNDDGSYRCGMAGNKSSTVSHAINVSVSDDSTIKKHDEKYLSWLPYVYICVGIVLLVVVVTAISFLCIYGCKGPTRSTNNGIMEQAAPCPDLSSCSKGTFPSSPSTPNPAHSDNLYNNGPYGKHINRASAHSLLVTNGTLPSSDITARGQGSNHLVYASLNHQTPRESLKPPHIPNPQDECSEYAAIRVY from the exons ATGGACCCACCGTGTTCTGACCACATCCTTCtggtcctctgtctcctcctggtctgcaTCCATGGCAATGCTCAAG GCCCATGTGAAATTGTGGTGACAATCAAAAGAAACACTGTTTGGAATGCTGTCCCTCAGAAACGGCTGACAATCAACTGCCCTGTAAAACATTGTGGGGAAACCTTACGTGTCACCTGGTGTAAATTTGAGGACACCAACTGCAAACAAATCAATGAGACAGAGCAAGTCAAAATTGGATGGAAACCATTTGATAGATGGTCGGAAAATCGTGTTGCATTTTTGGATTTTAAGAAGATATCTATGAATGACGATGGTTCGTACAGATGTGGAATGGCTGGGAATAAATCATCAACTGTTAGCCATGCTATCAATGTCTCTGTCTCAG ACGACTCAACAATTAAAAAGCATGATGAGAAATATCTGAGCTGGCTGCCGTATGTTTACATCTGTGTGGGAATAGTACTGCTGGTGGTCGTGGTGACAGCAATCTCCTTCCTCTGCATTTATGGGTGTAAAG GACCAACAAGGTCAACAAATAATGGCATAATGGAGCAG GCAGCACCATGTCCAGACCTCTCCTCCTGCTCTAAGGGAACCTTTCCATCATCACCTTCCACACCAAACCCTGCCCACTCCGACAATCTCTACAACAACGGTCCCTATGGCAAACACATCAACAGGGCATCGGCACACAGCCTCCTGGTGACAAACGGAActctgccttcctctgacatcacaGCTAGAGGTCAAGGGTCAAACCACCTCGTGTACGCTAGCCTGAACCACCAGACCCCTAGAGAGTCCCTGAAACCCCCCCATATCCCAAACCCCCAGGATGAATGCTCAGAGTACGCAGCCATCCGAGTCTACTGA